The following are from one region of the Gammaproteobacteria bacterium genome:
- a CDS encoding type III-A CRISPR-associated RAMP protein Csm3: MTDKKITLYGRVFIEATIVAKTGLHIGG; encoded by the coding sequence ATGACCGACAAGAAAATCACCCTCTACGGACGCGTATTCATCGAAGCCACCATCGTGGCGAAGACCGGCCTGCACATCGGCGGCT